In Cyclopterus lumpus isolate fCycLum1 chromosome 13, fCycLum1.pri, whole genome shotgun sequence, the genomic window TGGAGCAGCACTTGGCCTCTTTGGAGGGCAAAAAGGTCAAGGACTCAACTGCAGCCAGCAGGTACATCGATCGTCCCATTACTATTTCTGAATTCCTCTCATTTTTTCCTTGATTCTCAGAGActacttttacatttataatgcTCCATGTTCTAAAGTTGTATTAAGATTGTGCTACATCTAGTCAATAAATCACTCAAACTTTTCTGACAAGCTGATGATAAGACTAACGTAAAGAGTTAAATAATTTGAGAATAGTGCACACAAGAGATAATAAAATGGAGATGTAATAATAAATCTAATAAAATggataaatcaatcaatcaagagTAAATTTGTGTCTTTCCTGCAGGGCCAGCACTCTGTCAAATGCAGTGTCATCACTCGCCAGCACGGGGATGTCTTTTACTAAAGTGGATGAGCGGGAGAAGCAGGCAGCTCTCGAAGAGGAACAGGCTCGACTCAAAGCTCTGAAGGTGGCCTTGCTGTTTGAACCAAAGAGGCTGTAAACTTAAAGATGCATTGGTGTTGCCCGTATGCTTGAATTAGAGTTTCTCTCTCACTCAGGAACAGAGGCTCAAAGAGCTGTCCAAGAGGCCCTCCTTCGCTACCACTGATACATCGCCGATCTCCACCACAGGTGGCACTATCTGCACTGCACCAGCCATTGACCTCTTCTCTACACCCAGCTGCTCTAACGGGTACGGCTTACATCGACAGTTTGTCCCCTCTCTAGttatgaaatatgtttttaaatatcattTGAAAGTATTTTACACCCATTCTGCTATGTTTTAGTCCCTCAACATCCATGTCCTTTTGAATATTGCTGCTATGTGTAACTATGTAGCTACGCTGGTGACGCGCCTTTCTGACGATTCGCCCTCCAAACAATCGCACTGTAAAGTCGCCGTGCAGAACATTGCAACGTAAGGTGGAAGCAGCAGTAAGTGACAGGAAAGCAAAAGGGCCAGCAGACAATTCTATTTCCTTGTTCTCCATGTTGTATTGCGCTCTGTTAGTAGCATCATGGATTCTGCTCAGCTTCCACAATTTGAGCGACCAGAATGGTTGGACTGTAGAAACCTCCAGATGCAGTCTAGATCCTTTTGgcaaaaatcacatttcatgtttgttttcttgcagtCCAGACTTTCTAAAACTAGTCTAGATACAATCTGGATATGCTAAACACGGATTTGGGCTGGTAGTCTGAACAGggtcttttttacttttacctCCAAAGACATACTTCTAATCCTAACTGTCACCATTTtactttggatttttttttcaggcttttgcacaaaaaaaagctgtGCTTGTAAAGGGGCAACATATTAAttggctttctttttctgtctgcaGTGCAGTGAAGATGCAGAGCGACCTTTTTGACCTGCAGTCAACTTTCCAGCCCGGCTCAACAGGGCCTCCAGTGGCAACAGCGTGGACAGGTAAAGAGCTGCCTGTTCAACGCCTACAGCCAACATCTGTGTTTCTGGACTTTCTGAACCTTTTCTGCACGCTCTCCGGctcttgttgttgtctgacTCTGATGcccacctcttcctctccactcttttctgtctttgtcttttctctgtctctctttcctccgCCTGCCTAGATCCTTTCACCTCTTCTGAAGCTGGAGATGAATCCATGCCAAACCTTAACCCTTTCCTCTCAAAACCCGTTGTCGATGCCACTCACTTACCTGTCGTGTCTTCAGACGGTGTTAGCTTTTCCTCTAGGACATCCGGTCATGAAATGTTTGGTGGTAACGACTCATTTTGTTTCTCCTCAAAAGTCTCGTCGCACTTGTTCATTTCTCTGTTGTCATTTATAAGCATGACTAGCTTGCATGGTTACTGTGCTCAATGTTGATTATCTGTTTGTGCAAATCTCTAACTGATcttcttttgtctgtttgtaCAATGATCCTCATTGCAGTCCATACCAAGCTcaaatgatgttgttttttaagcGAGAACACCTCTTAATGTATCAACCAGAGCCCTCCATGTCCCACTATAGAGGCCATACCACCATTTTTGCTTCACAGTTCATCCTCTCTTTTAATGATGTTGCATTGTAAACATGCCGTATAGCTTTTTAAGTTGATACCTGTTCTACTTTTACCAACCTTATTTTTGATTCTCCAGATCGTTACAATCCCTTTATTGACACAAACTCATCCGTTTCAACCAATTACAAACGCACAGTGCGGATAGAACACTCCATCTCAGGTACTATGATGGCTCACCATCTCAGTCTATGTTTCCTGAGCCCTGGCAAACATAGGATCCTATGCAATACACCCAGGGCTCTTATTTTGATATGTATTGTAGAAATGTGGTCGTAAACTAATAGAAAggaacattttggcattttggaaaatacagtTATTTTCCTGGCTTGCCTggaattagatgagaagattgataacactcattggtgttggtgttggttaTGTTCTGCTACTTCACACATATCTGCTCTGTAAATGATGTGCTCTGTGTTTACCTTTGAGAACAAAAACTGAAACCAAAAAGGGAGAAATTAATATGTATTGGTTTCATAGTGGCGCCCCCCTATTTGTGCATGTATTAGTTTGAATACAGTCTCCATACAGCAATCAAATAGCTTCATTTTAAACCTTTGGAGAGAGCTAGGCTTGCTGTTTCTGCCCGTTTCCAGTCTCAACTTGCCGCTGGCTGTAGCTTAGATTTTTGattggtattgatcttctcctCTAACTCTTGGCAAAATCGCCaataagcatatttccaaaaatgtcaaacttttcctTTAATCCTTTTCTCTTGGTTGCTTCAATACTGTTATGCACTATTTTATCCCCCTACACCTCTTAAACTGGACTTAAAACACATAATTTAACAACTACCAAATTGTTAGACATGCACACTTCTTCCTGCCTGTATTGCTGTCATTTCCAACCTGTCACTCTGGCTCTGGCCTtgaaatgcttttttcttttgctctttttcttcctctctctctttgtcttatTCATTCTGCTTCCTGTGGCGTGTCAGACTCCTTCTGTGGTCCAGTGTCCATTGCCCAGCACCTCCCACACCAGGCTCCATTCCCCACTGAACCCTCTACTGTAGCAGGTCTATTTAGAGGTACTGAAGGCTCTCTCTAGCTCATTCGGCAGTAGATCGATGCTAGTTTTCTGTTCCGTAGAAAGAGAAGTGGTGCTATTCAGCGCTCCGTTACATTAACCAGTGATTGATATATAGACACTGTACTTACATGGGCCAGTGCAGAAACCAAAAGTCCAAGCGGTGGTCAGTTTTGAGCTCATGTAACTCCTGTAACTGCAACTGTCTTCTCTATTATCTCCAATGAAGGATACTCGACGCCACAGGCCCCTCTACAACAGTCAGCAGGAGGACTCCAAGTGGACTTTGAGTCCGTTTTTGGAGCCAATGCCGTGGGCAGCAACAGCCTCAATTCTGATGGTAAGGATTCTGTATTTACATATAAGTGAACATGCAGCACCTGTGCAATACGTTTCTGTGTTTTAGTGCATTATACGTAATATCTCTAGTGTACAAATGAATAATCAAAGGCCAGTCTTGTCCCTATGTTTGATAAGGAACTACGTCGAATAAAAGTCACTCAGctgagaaaagggaaaaaagggtcATGCAGAAAACAAGTCAAGCATAGAAGCTTTTAATAAACAGATTAATATGGCCCAGTGGTTTTATGATGAAATTCCCACGACAGGTACACAACAGTATGTATGATAGTTTGTGTCAGACCGCTATATCTTATCCTGACGTTAGATACAGCTGACACACTGCAACACTGTCTCATAAGTCGTACAAGCAGTCCTCTCCGCCCTATTTTTACCACCTCTATCAGATTTTGCAAACAgccaaaaagtacaaaatatcaATTTAATAGGTTGATTgctttacacattttaatttaaatttaatgcTGACTAATCTCATCTAAAACCATTGTTGCATTGCAAAAGAATCTCCAAACAAGTTATTTAGTTTATTGGTGAATCAATAATGATCTCAGAATATTGCTAACAGAGCTTTCAGTCTACAACTTGTCACCTCATGATAAAATGTATGTGCGTCTCATTACCtttaaaaagaatgaaaaaaactCTAAGCTTTAGTTTTTGTAACATCGAGCTCTGAGTTTAAATGCACTGATTGTCAGTCATTTTGGTCAAAAGccaaatgaatgtaatgtaagaGTGATATTACCATTCCAAAAACATAAAGgcttattttaaaaagtctgcAGCAGTCTGCCTATTCGGCCCTCAAAAGCTTGGTAATTTCATGAAGAAAAATCCTGAAACAGGACGTGCATCCGTTTTTTTCCCACTAACAGATTGTTTTTTAGGTTATAATAAAAGGTAGGTCTTCTAGGAGGAATATGAGACCACTTAACCTATTAAAACTGATGTTTTTGCAGTGTAGCATTAATCTATTCAAGTTAACTGATATTCATAACAGTTGAGGGGCGTTCCCCATCATTCTCTGTCCCCTCATATCCTGTCTCATCTCACTGTTGgttatctaataataataaaggcatTGAATGCACAAAAGATaatgaaatgcattttaaacatATTGAACTCTGTCAGGAATACACAGACAAAGTCCTGGACATATTTCCATCATTTTTATTGTGTAATTACAACTGACAAAAATACAGAATGCCTTAAATAggtttattttctctctgtcttgtcAGATATTTCTGGGGGCATCCTGAAACCGACTCTTGCCGGCTCTAACCAGGCGTCTGGTCAGCTGCCAGACAAGCTGGTGTCAGACGACCTTGACTCCTCCCTGGCCAACCTTGTCGGCAGTGAGTGTGCTGCTTGGCCCTTCAGCTGCACAAATTAAAGCACTTGTTTATTAGGGCACCAAAAGGAAAAACATATTTGCAGACAGGCAGCTAACACCTatgaatttcctttttttcttttttagaccTCGGCATTGGGAACGGTACTATGAAAAAGTAAGTGATGCATCAGCGCTCTGTggctttaacacacacacacacacacagaaacagcagcagctttgTGCTTTCAGGGCAGTCACAAGCTGGTGCTAACATCAACTGTCTTAATCTGCAGTGACATGCACTGGAGCCAGCCGGGGGAGAAGAGGATGACCGGTGGCACCAACTGGCAGCCTAAAGCTGCGCCGAGCACAACCTGGAACCCCGTTTCCATGGTGACAAACAGATTTGACACTCTTGATATGCTATACCTGCCATATTTATATCTAATTTTACTGTTGTAATGGTGTGCTGCTTGGCTATTGTTTTGGAGGTCATTTGTGTTCTTACTggcctgtttgtgtctcttcagcCATCGTCAGTCATGGCCTTCCCTGCTACCACACCCACTGGCATGATGGGATATGGCATGGTCAGTATGACAACAGATATCTGTGTCTAGTCTGTGTAGCTCATGTTCAGTCCTAATctattttgaaagaaaattaaGCTGATATTAAATTATGAATGTTGCTAAAATAGTTAATTTCAGATAAAAGCCTTTAGTTTTTTACCTGGtcctttttatttagaaaatgtattgaATGCACTTAAACTGGGTTAAGTGATCCGTTGGTTAGGCACTAACACTGTACAAGAGCAGTAATACAGGTGTGCCCCACAAGGTTGtcttaattatatatattttgttatttggaAATAAACTTGTGGAAGGTAAACATATTCTTTAGCACTGGTCTTGAAACTATTAGTCACCTATGCTGCTTAAAGGTGAAAAGGCCATGTGTAGAGTTTGAGTTtgagtaaaataaatgtgagaTTGGTGTCCCCTAGTGGCCAATAAACAATTCTAAATTCACAATAagtacttttttgtttgtttcttagcCATCTATAATACACTGTATATTGTTGGGTTtaggacaaaacaaacaatttacaCATGTTATCTTGGGCTCTGAGACTTtctcactattttctgacattgcAGACCAAATGGTGAATCAATAAATCTCACAAATAATCTGCATATTAATGATTTTGAATAAGAATGAAAATAATCTTAACACATAAATTCAACACTTAAAGACTTTAAATTTGTAAAGCAATTGACCTAAATCCACCATCACTGAAATGACGTCTCTAATCTCTGTACAACATGCTGCAGCCTCCACCAATGGGCTCTATGGGGATGATGAATCCACCCACCATGATGTACTCCCAGCCTGTAATGAGGCCACCCAACCCCTTTGGCTCTGTGTCTAGTGCTCAGGTGGGTGCACGGCAGTCTGACAACGCCACCGAGCTGATGCACAATGAAGTCAGTATCTATTTGCTCAGTTATGAGATTGGGTAAATAGGTGTATCCATTGTGCTATGACGTGCGCCATAGTTAGTCACTGTGTAAGCGGTGTTGTCGGTGTGAACACTGCTAAAGATGACGACAGTTTTAATAATGGACCCTTCACTCTCATGAGCTGAAATGGACAAAACTGTGAATCATCTCCTTTGTCTTGActcccatccacccacccaccccaaaCAACTCCTTTTATATTAACCCTTCTTTCATACATCACAGCCTCTCCAAACTAATCTCATCCCTCTTTCAGTCTCTGAACTGACTGTCTGCCTTTTCCTCTGGTCCTCCTACTTCCTGTATCTCTTCCTGAAATAGCCCTCTGCAGCCTCTAGTCCTTCCAGCCAGAGTCCTCTCCGAGCCCCTGGACAGGACCCGTTTGCACACCTCTCTCTCAAGGATTTCTTGTAGAGCGTCTCTTTAGGTACAGCATGCTCTTTGCTAGCGGGTGCACCTGCATGTGTTGCATGCCCAGTGCTAACACCCttcatgtttctttattatttgtacaTACTTGATGCCTTCCTTATCTAATTAGAtgtatttttctcatttattcagttttattttgactttCCTTGCTTGGATTTCTTGCTTGTTTTGACAGATTTGCTGCATCATCAACATAGCCAGACACATTCTGACCTTCACTGTCATCATTGATTGTTCAAACCTGCTGTTTCCTGTGAATCTTGTAGCCATTGCTGAATTTAACTAATTGATTGTTCGCTAAGCTCTGTCCTTCCAAGTTACTGGAAAGCTTTTTGCTCTCACGTTGCACATATGCAGTTAATAAAGATGGCTATTTTGTCATCAAAATTCTGGTTAATATTAAAAACCATGTAGTCAGATTCTAAAATTAAGTGAAAACTGCTGCTGACAGATTTAATCAATTATAGATAGCAATTTAAAAGTACACTATCTCCATGATTTGGTTCATCATCCTGTCTGGCTGAattatgaaacattttttttaaacaaggagAAAAAGAGTGTTAAATATGCACTAGATGGCTGTATGAAACCATGCTAAAAGACTGAGGCTAAAGCGAACAGATCCCGGGGAAAAATTCAGAATCCTCCTCAATTGATGGTTTATGTAATAAGAGCCTTTGTTCTCGTATTGCAGTATTTAattcatagaaataaaataatagtaGAAGCGACATTCCCTTTTAAATCGACATGGCTGGATTTGTATTACACATAATGATGTATGTGTAATACAGGTCGATGTGTGGCTGTGATGAGCATAATGTGATGGAAATTGAGAAGAAGTTAAAagttcaaaatgtatttctgtccCAAATCCCGGACAACAATGAGCGCCATTTTCTTGAACTAGTCAAATGATCATTGCAAACATTTCGATGTCCCTTTTACTCTCATTCTATTGCTGTGGTTGAGCCAGTTAGTCCTAAAAGTATGATGAGGAAAGGAGATCAGACTGATACTTccagagaaggaaacacaacCTGCCCATGAACGTATTCATTTTTTGTACTCACATTTTGACCTTTCACTAACAAAGCCTGTTGCCTTTCTTGCAGATGCAGTTCATGTAATTTGAAGAAAAGTGTCTCTCGGAAGATGAAGCACTTTGCAGCAAAGCTTTGTCCTCGTCGCAGTCTAACTCTTCGGAGAAACattcaccccccccaccctccaaaTACAGACACGAGAACACAATGGTGCAGCGACTGTCAGAAACCATGGCAACCATGTCCGAATGACATCTGGCGATAGCTCACACCTATTATTCTGTAACTTGTCCGAGACGTGGAGCGATGCTGCTGTCTAAACCCCCTTAAAAGAGGATTCCTTATCCATTTTACAGTGTATTCTGTAAAGATAGATATGGGTGCTGAGAAACTTTGATGTTATGTATTTGGAAATACTGTGGTTGGATGTAAAGGCTTGATGTTCAGcggggaggaggtggaaggagacaaggagagcaTTCCCTCCCTTTCTTGATCCGATCATCAGTCATCGACTCCCTACAGTTATTTAACTGTCACTAAGTAGTGATGCTAATGGCGTTTACACCTGTttagtttttgtcttttttacagtgtttacagtAGACATTCCTTGTGTGttgattgtatttatttatgattattGGTTTAAGattgggaggaaaaaaataatgtaaaatctACAGTACATTGAACACCTGTGGGAGTGCTTCAGCATTAAACAAGGATCTCAGACTCATTGAGAGGTAGAGTTAAGAATAGCTATTATATAAATTACACCTATTAAGCGGAATGATAGAGCACTAAATATTCTACGAGTTTTGTGTTAAGGAAACTTTTTTACTAGAGGAAAGATTTCACAATCCCATTGTACTTAAAGTGCAGGGGCTAGAGTACGAGTCAGTTACCAGTATATAGTCGATTCTGTGCCTAGGGTTTTTTGCAATGGATCAGTTTCCTGTCTAAAAACACTTCATCCACGAATCTGAAGCGTCACACTGGGTGGTGGGCTCCATTTGCTTTAAGCTTGGCATGCCGTTGACTCACTGACCGTATTCAAGGCTGCCTTTACTCTGAATGTGGAAGAGTTGTCTTCATGTTGCACACATCTTTCCACACAACAGTTCCTCAGCGGGAGTGGGGGGTCGGGGTTGAGGCGGCAAAGTGTGTCTGCTTGTTGGTTAGCTGTCACTACGCTAACGGGGAAAGGGTCACAGATTTGATGTAAATTAATTGTATAAAAAGATCCAGAGGACCAGGGTGGCGTGGAGGAGCACTGTTGATCGGTGCTTCATGTATATAAACACTGACTGTTCTTTGAGTTTCAAAAGTGAAAGatgtatgaaatatgaaagCAATTCAATCAAATTTGACTCTACCTAAGTTTGATTCAGGATATTCTCTGCGTTTGTCTCCGCAGATATTTTCTTTATGTAATTAGAATGTGTAGCAGACAATGActgatgtattttctttcttttacaaataAAGAGCAGCTTCCACAAACAGTTGTACATtacttttatttccttattcaAGGTGAATGCTATATCTATTGAATTGTAACTGCAAATATACAGATACGTTATGAACCTGTAAGATTTAGAGTAAACTATTACTCATTTAAGATACTGTAAATACCTGGTACTGCATAGAAGGCTCTTGTTGGGCTGTTGGGCCCCACCTAACCCCCCTCTCAGTGTACACTGAACATTTCCACTGAATACTGCACGGTTCCTAGTTTCTTGTGTGCTGAAACTGCaccaaagtcaaagtcagctttattgtcatttctttcatttgtgcaaacatacaaaagatctgaaagtacgtttctctcttgtccaacataaagagAGGTTCAAATAGCTGAAATAACTAGCTTTATAACTATTGAGACAAGACAACCTACTTGTGGGATCTCACCATGCCATTTGATATTCTGCTTCAGTTGTGCAGATTGCCAAATTTCTAGACAAAGTTACACTTAATCAAATTAgatcaaatcaaacaaaaagggCCCTTGGAGGCCCGGATAGTAATCCAGCCTTTCTGCGGAGTCACGATGATTAAATCTTGATTATATCAATTattatactgtgtgtatataagaTTAATTGTGAGTTATGGGTTAACATCAGAACATAATTGAAATTGTCAATAACAGCTAGAGCCCAAAgttatgtcttgttttgtctgactaaCCGAGCAAAACCCCAAATATGTTCAATGTGCAATgtcaagaaagagaaagaagtaGCAAGCACATTTGAGAAGCCATTTCAATCGAAACACACGTCTCATTATTTGTATTGGGAACATGTTATTGCTGTTTGAAACACCTCAGGTTCCTCCACACCCGTTTGTCAAACACACTGAGGATGTCCCACATGGACTGCAGTGTGGAAACTGAGGACACCTGTTGGACGCCACCTGCCATGACAGCTCAGATGACACCTCCGTGAACAAAGTAACTACTTAGCTGGCGGAACATGTAAGATCCTCCttcccacacacagacacacacgcacacgcacacgcacacgcacacagagtcCATCCCTCCCTTCGGCTCCGGACCGGGCAGcacatccagcagcagcagcagatcttTGGAGGAGGCAAACATTTCCTCACCTTGTCCACCTGTTTCTTTTGTTAACCTACACATCAGGATGGGAGTTACTGTGGCTCTTTGTGACAAGCCTGCAGGCGTCCTGTAAGGTAGGCGACACACTCTGACTTATTACAAGAAAACTGaagttctttctttctttattttttacaaacgTTTGCTTGCATTATAAAGTATTTGTAAGACATATACTTAAACTAGAATGTGATCGGTTGCCTGATTTATCTGTTTCTGTTACTTTTTGACTAACTAGCTTTCAAATTTCAAATTTGACTTTAAGAAACATTATCATATAAAAAATCAATTTAGCTTgccaaacagagaaaaaaacttGTAAACATagatacattaaaaacaaaaacaggttgATTGCTTACGTGGAAggtaacattttaaatcaatacGTTGTAATCAGATAAATATCT contains:
- the picalmb gene encoding phosphatidylinositol binding clathrin assembly protein b isoform X5; translation: MSGQSITDRITAAQHSVTGCAVSKTVCKATTHEVMGPKKKHLDYLIHCTNEMNVNIPQLADSLFERTTNTSWVVVFKSLITTHHLMVYGNERFVQYLASRNTLFNLSNFLDKSGLQGYDMSTFIRRYSRYLNEKAVSYRQVAFDFTKVKRGVDGVMRSMNTEKLLKTIPIIQNQMDALLDFNVNANELTNGVINAAFMLLFKDSIRLFAAYNEGIINLLEKYFDMKKIQCKEGLDIYKKFLTRMTRISEFLKVAEQVGIDRGDIPDLSQAPSSLLDALEQHLASLEGKKVKDSTAASRASTLSNAVSSLASTGMSFTKVDEREKQAALEEEQARLKALKRLKELSKRPSFATTDTSPISTTGGTICTAPAIDLFSTPSCSNGAVKMQSDLFDLQSTFQPGSTGPPVATAWTGYSTPQAPLQQSAGGLQVDFESVFGANAVGSNSLNSDDISGGILKPTLAGSNQASGQLPDKLVSDDLDSSLANLVGNLGIGNGTMKNDMHWSQPGEKRMTGGTNWQPKAAPSTTWNPVSMPSSVMAFPATTPTGMMGYGMPPPMGSMGMMNPPTMMYSQPVMRPPNPFGSVSSAQMQFM
- the picalmb gene encoding phosphatidylinositol binding clathrin assembly protein b isoform X7; this translates as MSGQSITDRITAAQHSVTGCAVSKTVCKATTHEVMGPKKKHLDYLIHCTNEMNVNIPQLADSLFERTTNTSWVVVFKSLITTHHLMVYGNERFVQYLASRNTLFNLSNFLDKSGLQGYDMSTFIRRYSRYLNEKAVSYRQVAFDFTKVKRGVDGVMRSMNTEKLLKTIPIIQNQMDALLDFNVNANELTNGVINAAFMLLFKDSIRLFAAYNEGIINLLEKYFDMKKIQCKEGLDIYKKFLTRMTRISEFLKVAEQVGIDRGDIPDLSQAPSSLLDALEQHLASLEGKKVKDSTAASRASTLSNAVSSLASTGMSFTKVDEREKQAALEEEQARLKALKEQRLKELSKRPSFATTDTSPISTTGGTICTAPAIDLFSTPSCSNGAVKMQSDLFDLQSTFQPGSTGPPVATAWTDPFTSSEAGDESMPNLNPFLSKPVVDATHLPVVSSDGVSFSSRTSGHEMFGDRYNPFIDTNSSVSTNYKRTVRIEHSISDSFCGPVSIAQHLPHQAPFPTEPSTVAGLFRGYSTPQAPLQQSAGGLQVDFESVFGANAVGSNSLNSDDISGGILKPTLAGSNQASGQLPDKLVSDDLDSSLANLVGNLGIGNGTMKNDMHWSQPGEKRMTGGTNWQPKAAPSTTWNPVSMPSSVMAFPATTPTGMMGYGMPPPMGSMGMMNPPTMMYSQPVMRPPNPFGSVSSAQPSAASSPSSQSPLRAPGQDPFAHLSLKDFL
- the picalmb gene encoding phosphatidylinositol binding clathrin assembly protein b isoform X2, which gives rise to MSGQSITDRITAAQHSVTGCAVSKTVCKATTHEVMGPKKKHLDYLIHCTNEMNVNIPQLADSLFERTTNTSWVVVFKSLITTHHLMVYGNERFVQYLASRNTLFNLSNFLDKSGLQGYDMSTFIRRYSRYLNEKAVSYRQVAFDFTKVKRGVDGVMRSMNTEKLLKTIPIIQNQMDALLDFNVNANELTNGVINAAFMLLFKDSIRLFAAYNEGIINLLEKYFDMKKIQCKEGLDIYKKFLTRMTRISEFLKVAEQVGIDRGDIPDLSQAPSSLLDALEQHLASLEGKKVKDSTAASRASTLSNAVSSLASTGMSFTKVDEREKQAALEEEQARLKALKRLKELSKRPSFATTDTSPISTTGGTICTAPAIDLFSTPSCSNGAVKMQSDLFDLQSTFQPGSTGPPVATAWTGYSTPQAPLQQSAGGLQVDFESVFGANAVGSNSLNSDDISGGILKPTLAGSNQASGQLPDKLVSDDLDSSLANLVGNLGIGNGTMKNDMHWSQPGEKRMTGGTNWQPKAAPSTTWNPVSMPSSVMAFPATTPTGMMGYGMPPPMGSMGMMNPPTMMYSQPVMRPPNPFGSVSSAQPSAASSPSSQSPLRAPGQDPFAHLSLKDFL
- the picalmb gene encoding phosphatidylinositol binding clathrin assembly protein b isoform X1; translated protein: MSGQSITDRITAAQHSVTGCAVSKTVCKATTHEVMGPKKKHLDYLIHCTNEMNVNIPQLADSLFERTTNTSWVVVFKSLITTHHLMVYGNERFVQYLASRNTLFNLSNFLDKSGLQGYDMSTFIRRYSRYLNEKAVSYRQVAFDFTKVKRGVDGVMRSMNTEKLLKTIPIIQNQMDALLDFNVNANELTNGVINAAFMLLFKDSIRLFAAYNEGIINLLEKYFDMKKIQCKEGLDIYKKFLTRMTRISEFLKVAEQVGIDRGDIPDLSQAPSSLLDALEQHLASLEGKKVKDSTAASRASTLSNAVSSLASTGMSFTKVDEREKQAALEEEQARLKALKEQRLKELSKRPSFATTDTSPISTTGGTICTAPAIDLFSTPSCSNGAVKMQSDLFDLQSTFQPGSTGPPVATAWTGYSTPQAPLQQSAGGLQVDFESVFGANAVGSNSLNSDDISGGILKPTLAGSNQASGQLPDKLVSDDLDSSLANLVGNLGIGNGTMKNDMHWSQPGEKRMTGGTNWQPKAAPSTTWNPVSMPSSVMAFPATTPTGMMGYGMPPPMGSMGMMNPPTMMYSQPVMRPPNPFGSVSSAQPSAASSPSSQSPLRAPGQDPFAHLSLKDFL
- the picalmb gene encoding phosphatidylinositol binding clathrin assembly protein b isoform X6, whose product is MSGQSITDRITAAQHSVTGCAVSKTVCKATTHEVMGPKKKHLDYLIHCTNEMNVNIPQLADSLFERTTNTSWVVVFKSLITTHHLMVYGNERFVQYLASRNTLFNLSNFLDKSGLQGYDMSTFIRRYSRYLNEKAVSYRQVAFDFTKVKRGVDGVMRSMNTEKLLKTIPIIQNQMDALLDFNVNANELTNGVINAAFMLLFKDSIRLFAAYNEGIINLLEKYFDMKKIQCKEGLDIYKKFLTRMTRISEFLKVAEQVGIDRGDIPDLSQAPSSLLDALEQHLASLEGKKVKDSTAASRASTLSNAVSSLASTGMSFTKVDEREKQAALEEEQARLKALKEQRLKELSKRPSFATTDTSPISTTGGTICTAPAIDLFSTPSCSNGAVKMQSDLFDLQSTFQPGSTGPPVATAWTGYSTPQAPLQQSAGGLQVDFESVFGANAVGSNSLNSDDISGGILKPTLAGSNQASGQLPDKLVSDDLDSSLANLVGNLGIGNGTMKNDMHWSQPGEKRMTGGTNWQPKAAPSTTWNPVSMPSSVMAFPATTPTGMMGYGMMQFM
- the picalmb gene encoding phosphatidylinositol binding clathrin assembly protein b isoform X4, yielding MSGQSITDRITAAQHSVTGCAVSKTVCKATTHEVMGPKKKHLDYLIHCTNEMNVNIPQLADSLFERTTNTSWVVVFKSLITTHHLMVYGNERFVQYLASRNTLFNLSNFLDKSGLQGYDMSTFIRRYSRYLNEKAVSYRQVAFDFTKVKRGVDGVMRSMNTEKLLKTIPIIQNQMDALLDFNVNANELTNGVINAAFMLLFKDSIRLFAAYNEGIINLLEKYFDMKKIQCKEGLDIYKKFLTRMTRISEFLKVAEQVGIDRGDIPDLSQAPSSLLDALEQHLASLEGKKVKDSTAASRASTLSNAVSSLASTGMSFTKVDEREKQAALEEEQARLKALKEQRLKELSKRPSFATTDTSPISTTGGTICTAPAIDLFSTPSCSNGAVKMQSDLFDLQSTFQPGSTGPPVATAWTGYSTPQAPLQQSAGGLQVDFESVFGANAVGSNSLNSDDISGGILKPTLAGSNQASGQLPDKLVSDDLDSSLANLVGNLGIGNGTMKNDMHWSQPGEKRMTGGTNWQPKAAPSTTWNPVSMPSSVMAFPATTPTGMMGYGMPPPMGSMGMMNPPTMMYSQPVMRPPNPFGSVSSAQMQFM